GCTGGTCGCATTGAGTTCCGGGTGGACAAACAGGCCAATATCGCTGCCTCGGTCGGAAAGCTGTCGTTCGATGCTGAGAAAATCAGTGAGAATGTTTCAGCTTTTATCGAGGCAATTGTTCGGGCGAAGCCAAACGCCTCCAAGGGCGCCTATATACTCTGCGTCGCCTTGAGTGCGTCAATGAGCCCGGGTATTAAACTAGATCATGCTCAGCTTCTTGCTGACTTGAAGAAGTAACGGAAAGGAGATCGTAATTATGCCAACTGCCGAAAAGGTTGCTGCGGTCGCCGACTATAAGAAGCTGTTTGAAGAATCTGACTCCTTCTTTGTCACCGATTACCAGGGCCTAACTGTTGCTGATATGACGGTACTGAGAAAAGATCTTCGGGATAACCAGATCAAATATCTCATTGCCAAGAACACTCTGCTCAGTCTGGCTGCTGCCGAGGCTGGAGTGGAAGGTATTGATGAATTTCTAATCGGTCCGACCGCTATCGCGTTTAGCAATGACGATCCGGCTGTGACCGCGAAGATATTGCATGACTCATTCAAGGCTCGTAAGCTCCCGGCTATGAAAGCATTCTGGCTGGAACGAAAGCAATTCGATGCCACCGAGATCAAGCGTCTGGCTGATCTGCCGTCCAGAGAACTACTGCTATCTGGAGTTGTCGCGGCCATTGAGGCTCCGTTTACTTCATTGGTAGGATCTTTTGACGGTTTCTTCCGCAAACTGGTCGGCACAATCGATGCGCTGGCGGAGAAGAGGAAAGAAGAAGGCAATTAACGGGACATTTGGCGTGCCGGTGCACTCCGCGCTTCTGGGCGGTGAGTCCCACCGCTTGGAGTTGTGATTGGTCGCCAATACAGATAGAAATACAAAGTGAATATTTTAGAGTATGAGGTAAGAAACCGTGTCGAACCCAGCTATCGAAG
The genomic region above belongs to Candidatus Zixiibacteriota bacterium and contains:
- the rplJ gene encoding 50S ribosomal protein L10; protein product: MPTAEKVAAVADYKKLFEESDSFFVTDYQGLTVADMTVLRKDLRDNQIKYLIAKNTLLSLAAAEAGVEGIDEFLIGPTAIAFSNDDPAVTAKILHDSFKARKLPAMKAFWLERKQFDATEIKRLADLPSRELLLSGVVAAIEAPFTSLVGSFDGFFRKLVGTIDALAEKRKEEGN